The following are encoded in a window of Solidesulfovibrio magneticus RS-1 genomic DNA:
- a CDS encoding type II toxin-antitoxin system VapC family toxin: MPNVVLFDTDVLIDYGRGDPHAAAVLDAAHQDGISAVSVIVHCELLAGCRDKREQGILDAFMAGFRCVHIDANISGGALGLLRRYRLSHGLRLPDALIAATALAHDWPLVTKNQKDYRFIEGLQLPPY; encoded by the coding sequence GTGCCCAACGTCGTGCTGTTCGACACCGACGTGCTCATTGACTACGGACGCGGCGACCCTCATGCCGCCGCCGTTCTTGACGCCGCGCACCAGGATGGAATTTCGGCCGTCAGCGTCATCGTTCACTGCGAACTGCTGGCCGGCTGCCGGGACAAACGGGAACAAGGCATCCTGGACGCCTTCATGGCCGGTTTTCGTTGCGTCCATATTGACGCGAACATTTCCGGCGGCGCGCTGGGCCTGTTGCGTCGCTACCGCTTAAGCCATGGCCTGCGTCTGCCCGATGCGCTCATCGCGGCCACGGCCCTGGCCCACGACTGGCCGCTGGTGACAAAAAACCAGAAAGATTACCGTTTCATCGAAGGGCTTCAGCTTCCGCCCTACTAA
- a CDS encoding methylated-DNA--[protein]-cysteine S-methyltransferase, whose translation MSAQTFTDICVADPLALEITWKDGEVTALKLTWAEGKTRSVASEAGRAVQAALEAYVAGGQADWPKLPFAWGKATDFSRRVLEELAQVPAGQPVSYGWLAAKAGRPKAARAVGRVMASNPFPLIYPCHRVVGAKGALTGFGPGIDMKKYLLELEGTK comes from the coding sequence ATGTCCGCACAGACGTTCACCGACATCTGCGTTGCCGATCCGTTGGCGTTGGAAATCACCTGGAAGGACGGCGAGGTCACGGCCTTGAAACTGACCTGGGCCGAGGGCAAGACGCGCAGCGTGGCAAGCGAGGCCGGCCGGGCGGTGCAGGCCGCCCTGGAGGCTTATGTGGCCGGCGGCCAGGCCGACTGGCCCAAACTGCCCTTTGCCTGGGGCAAGGCGACGGATTTTTCGCGCCGGGTGTTGGAAGAGCTGGCCCAGGTGCCGGCCGGACAGCCGGTCAGCTACGGCTGGCTGGCGGCCAAGGCCGGACGCCCCAAGGCGGCCCGGGCCGTGGGCCGGGTCATGGCCTCCAATCCGTTTCCGCTCATTTACCCCTGCCACCGCGTGGTCGGGGCCAAGGGCGCGCTCACCGGCTTCGGACCGGGCATCGACATGAAAAAATACCTGCTGGAACTCGAAGGGACGAAGTAG
- the ribE gene encoding 6,7-dimethyl-8-ribityllumazine synthase codes for MLHVSTIEGQLDAKGLKFALVAGRFNDFITERLVGGAVDYLVRHGGDRADLTIVRVPGAFEIPLAAKKLAASGKYHGIICLGAVIRGSTPHFDFVASECAKGLAHVMLDANVPVGFGVLTVDNLEQAIERAGSKAGNKGVEAASAVLEMVRVLEQI; via the coding sequence ATGCTGCACGTGAGCACCATCGAAGGCCAGCTTGACGCCAAGGGACTCAAATTCGCCCTGGTGGCCGGCCGCTTCAACGACTTCATCACCGAACGCCTGGTCGGCGGGGCCGTGGACTACCTCGTGCGCCACGGCGGCGACCGCGCCGACCTGACCATCGTGCGCGTGCCCGGGGCCTTCGAGATTCCCCTGGCCGCCAAGAAACTGGCCGCCTCGGGCAAGTACCATGGCATCATCTGCCTGGGCGCGGTCATTCGCGGCTCCACCCCCCACTTCGACTTCGTGGCCAGCGAATGCGCCAAGGGCCTGGCCCATGTGATGCTCGACGCCAACGTGCCGGTGGGCTTTGGCGTGCTGACCGTGGACAACCTGGAGCAGGCCATTGAGCGCGCCGGCAGCAAGGCCGGCAACAAGGGCGTTGAAGCCGCCTCGGCCGTGCTGGAAATGGTCCGCGTTCTGGAACAGATTTAG
- a CDS encoding DUF4019 domain-containing protein encodes MKRLAFFLLCAMLCLAAGSALAAEGDEAAAEAAAGKWLALCDAGKYSESWREASSFFRGAVTEDVWNKGLSGLRAPLGPVQKRVRNTIIQARSLPGAPDGSYVVLTYDTTFAQKAAAIETVTVMHEKDGSWRLVGYYIK; translated from the coding sequence ATGAAACGTCTCGCTTTCTTCCTCCTTTGCGCCATGCTCTGTCTGGCCGCCGGCTCGGCCCTGGCCGCCGAGGGCGACGAAGCCGCCGCCGAGGCCGCCGCCGGCAAATGGCTGGCCCTGTGCGACGCCGGCAAGTATTCCGAAAGCTGGCGCGAAGCCTCGTCGTTTTTTCGCGGCGCCGTCACCGAGGACGTCTGGAACAAGGGCCTCTCTGGCCTGCGCGCCCCGCTGGGGCCGGTCCAGAAACGCGTCCGCAACACCATCATCCAGGCCCGGTCCCTGCCTGGCGCGCCCGACGGCTCCTATGTCGTGCTGACCTACGACACCACCTTTGCCCAGAAAGCCGCCGCCATCGAAACCGTGACCGTCATGCACGAAAAAGACGGCTCCTGGCGTCTGGTCGGCTACTACATCAAGTAA
- a CDS encoding bifunctional 3,4-dihydroxy-2-butanone-4-phosphate synthase/GTP cyclohydrolase II, which yields MRLSPIEDAIEDIRAGRMIILVDDEDRENEGDLTVAAEKVTPEIINFMATHGRGLICLSLAPNLVDQLALPMMTQDNKSPFGTGFTVSIEAKVGVSTGISAYDRATTILAAVADGAVPEDLVTPGHIFPLRAREGGVLDRAGQTEGSVDLARLAGLKPAGVICEIMREDGNMARMPDLIEFAEKHNLKIASVADLIRYRMRYGHVAVTKVAEATLPTAFGSFRAVAFEASSDKKTHIALVKGDIVPGEPVLVRVHSECLTGDVFGSLRCDCGNQLHEAMRMIEEEGKGVILYMRQEGRGIGLGNKIKAYALQDQGLDTVEANLKLGFKADLREYGTGAQILVELGISKMRLMTNNPKKIVGLEGYGLEVVDRVAIETCPCSENTCYLTTKRDRMGHILHLPDPDCGQAK from the coding sequence ATGCGCTTAAGCCCCATCGAGGACGCCATCGAGGACATCCGCGCCGGACGGATGATCATCCTCGTCGATGACGAAGACCGTGAAAACGAAGGCGACCTCACCGTCGCCGCCGAAAAGGTCACCCCGGAAATCATCAATTTCATGGCCACCCACGGCCGCGGCCTCATTTGCCTGTCGCTGGCCCCCAATCTCGTGGACCAGCTCGCCCTGCCCATGATGACCCAGGACAACAAGTCGCCGTTTGGCACCGGCTTTACCGTCTCCATCGAAGCCAAGGTCGGCGTCTCCACCGGCATCTCGGCCTATGACCGGGCCACCACCATTTTGGCCGCCGTGGCCGACGGGGCCGTGCCCGAAGACCTCGTGACCCCAGGCCATATCTTTCCCCTGCGCGCCCGCGAAGGCGGCGTGCTCGACCGCGCCGGCCAGACCGAAGGCAGCGTGGACCTGGCCCGGCTGGCCGGCCTCAAGCCCGCCGGCGTCATCTGCGAGATCATGCGCGAAGACGGCAACATGGCCCGGATGCCGGACCTGATCGAATTCGCCGAGAAGCACAATCTCAAGATCGCCTCCGTGGCCGACCTCATCCGCTACCGCATGCGCTACGGCCACGTGGCCGTGACCAAGGTGGCCGAAGCCACCCTGCCCACGGCCTTCGGCTCTTTCCGCGCCGTGGCCTTCGAGGCCAGCTCGGACAAAAAGACCCACATCGCCCTGGTCAAGGGCGACATCGTGCCCGGCGAACCGGTGCTGGTGCGGGTGCACAGCGAGTGCCTGACCGGCGACGTGTTCGGGTCGCTGCGCTGCGACTGCGGCAACCAGCTGCATGAGGCCATGCGGATGATCGAAGAGGAAGGCAAGGGTGTCATCCTCTACATGCGCCAGGAGGGCCGGGGCATCGGCCTTGGCAACAAGATCAAGGCCTACGCGCTGCAGGACCAGGGACTCGACACCGTGGAGGCCAATCTGAAGCTCGGCTTCAAGGCCGACCTGCGCGAATACGGCACCGGCGCGCAGATTCTGGTGGAGCTCGGGATCAGCAAAATGCGGCTTATGACCAACAATCCCAAAAAGATCGTGGGACTGGAAGGCTACGGCCTGGAAGTGGTCGACCGGGTGGCCATCGAGACCTGCCCCTGTTCGGAAAACACCTGCTACCTGACCACCAAGCGCGACCGCATGGGGCATATCCTGCATCTGCCGGACCCCGACTGCGGCCAGGCGAAGTAA
- the leuS gene encoding leucine--tRNA ligase, with translation MSKYVPEDVERKWQRIWEEGGHFHVEADPSKPKYYVLEMFPYPSGRIHMGHVRNYSIGDVVARFKRMEGHNVLHPMGWDAFGMPAENAAIKHKLHPAAWTISNIDSMRTQLQRLGYSYDWRREIATCHPGYYVHEQRFFLKFLEKGLVYRKHSPQNWCETCGTVLANEQVIDGCCWRCDQAVVQKDLEQWFLRITDYAEELLADLDQLVGGWPERVLTMQRNWIGKSVGAEITFKLAEPVAGSEGVTVFTTRPDTLFGATFMSLAAEHPLVPSLIAGKPQEAAVNAFVEKVRNMDRIVRSADDLEKEGVFTGAYCVNPATGKQIPIYVANFVLMGYGTGAVMAVPAHDQRDFEFARKYDLPLTVVIEPKGETLDASAMTAAYTDPGVLTASEQFTGMDNEAAKAAIIDWLDGSGRGKKSINYRLRDWNISRQRYWGAPIPVIYCESCGIVPVPDADLPVELPRDLALMPDGRSPLPHSPSFTDVACPKCGGKARRETDTLDTFFESSWYFARYASAREAGRPFDPAELAYWLPVDQYIGGIEHAILHLLYSRFFVKALRDLGYVGFDEPFANLLTQGMVIKDGSKMSKSKGNVVDPDLMIGKYGADTVRVFILFAAPPEKDLEWSDTGIEGASRFLSRLWRLVTEELSGVLTPMPACAPAEVLNLDGLPPLFAELRRREHAAAAKAGADIRERFQFNTAIAVAMELVNFLYANVEALRAEPKGAKAVSSAVATLLTVLSPIAPHICEELWQTVGHTSLLLNEPWPTHDPAALTSDTVEIVVQVCGKLRGKLTVPADADNTALEQAALAEPNVAKHIEGKTVRKVIVVPGKLVNVVAN, from the coding sequence ATGAGTAAATACGTGCCCGAGGACGTCGAACGGAAATGGCAACGCATTTGGGAGGAAGGCGGCCACTTCCACGTGGAAGCCGACCCTTCAAAGCCCAAGTACTACGTCCTGGAAATGTTCCCCTACCCCTCGGGGCGCATCCACATGGGGCATGTGCGCAACTACTCCATCGGCGACGTGGTGGCCCGGTTCAAACGCATGGAAGGCCACAACGTCCTGCACCCCATGGGCTGGGACGCCTTCGGCATGCCGGCCGAGAACGCCGCCATCAAGCACAAGCTGCATCCCGCCGCCTGGACCATCTCCAACATCGACTCCATGCGCACCCAGCTGCAGCGCCTGGGCTATTCCTATGACTGGCGGCGCGAAATCGCCACCTGCCACCCCGGCTACTACGTCCACGAGCAGCGCTTTTTCCTGAAGTTCCTCGAAAAAGGTCTGGTCTACCGCAAGCACTCGCCCCAGAACTGGTGCGAGACCTGCGGCACGGTGCTGGCCAACGAACAGGTCATCGACGGCTGCTGCTGGCGCTGCGACCAGGCCGTGGTCCAAAAGGACCTGGAGCAGTGGTTTTTGCGCATCACCGACTACGCCGAGGAACTGCTGGCTGACCTCGACCAGCTCGTCGGCGGCTGGCCCGAGCGCGTGCTCACCATGCAGCGCAACTGGATCGGCAAGTCCGTGGGCGCGGAGATCACCTTCAAGCTGGCCGAACCCGTGGCTGGCTCGGAGGGCGTCACGGTCTTCACCACCCGGCCGGACACGCTGTTCGGGGCCACCTTCATGAGCCTGGCCGCCGAGCATCCCCTGGTGCCGAGCCTCATCGCCGGCAAGCCCCAGGAAGCGGCGGTGAACGCGTTCGTCGAAAAGGTCCGCAACATGGACCGCATCGTGCGCTCGGCCGATGATCTGGAAAAAGAGGGTGTTTTCACCGGGGCCTACTGCGTGAACCCGGCCACGGGCAAACAGATTCCCATTTACGTCGCCAACTTCGTGCTCATGGGCTACGGCACCGGCGCGGTCATGGCCGTGCCGGCCCACGACCAGCGCGACTTCGAATTCGCCCGCAAGTACGACCTGCCCCTGACCGTGGTCATCGAACCCAAGGGCGAGACCCTGGACGCCTCGGCCATGACGGCGGCCTATACCGATCCCGGCGTGCTGACCGCTTCCGAGCAGTTCACGGGGATGGACAACGAAGCGGCCAAGGCGGCCATCATCGACTGGCTCGACGGTTCCGGGCGCGGCAAGAAAAGCATCAATTATCGCCTGCGCGACTGGAACATCTCCCGCCAGCGCTACTGGGGCGCGCCCATCCCGGTCATCTACTGCGAGTCCTGCGGCATCGTGCCCGTGCCCGACGCCGATTTGCCCGTGGAGCTGCCCCGCGATCTGGCGCTCATGCCCGACGGCCGCTCGCCCCTGCCCCATTCGCCGTCGTTTACCGACGTCGCCTGCCCCAAATGCGGCGGCAAGGCCCGGCGCGAGACCGACACCCTGGACACCTTCTTCGAGTCGTCGTGGTACTTCGCCCGCTACGCCTCGGCCCGGGAGGCCGGCCGGCCGTTTGATCCGGCCGAGCTGGCCTACTGGCTGCCCGTGGACCAGTACATCGGCGGCATCGAACACGCCATTTTGCACCTGCTCTACTCGCGCTTTTTCGTCAAAGCCTTGCGCGACCTCGGCTATGTTGGTTTCGACGAGCCGTTCGCCAACCTGCTGACCCAGGGCATGGTCATCAAGGACGGCTCGAAGATGAGCAAGTCCAAGGGCAACGTCGTGGACCCGGATCTCATGATCGGCAAGTACGGGGCCGACACGGTGCGCGTGTTTATCCTCTTTGCCGCGCCGCCGGAAAAGGACCTGGAGTGGAGCGACACGGGCATTGAGGGGGCTTCGCGCTTCCTGTCGCGCCTGTGGCGCCTGGTGACCGAGGAGCTTTCGGGCGTGCTGACTCCCATGCCGGCCTGCGCTCCGGCCGAGGTCCTGAATCTGGACGGTCTGCCGCCCCTTTTCGCCGAGCTGCGCCGCCGCGAACACGCCGCTGCCGCCAAGGCCGGGGCCGACATCCGCGAGCGATTCCAGTTCAACACGGCCATTGCCGTCGCCATGGAGCTGGTCAACTTCCTGTACGCCAACGTCGAGGCCCTGCGGGCCGAGCCCAAGGGGGCCAAGGCCGTGTCCTCGGCCGTGGCCACGCTGCTCACCGTGCTCTCGCCCATCGCCCCGCACATCTGCGAGGAGCTGTGGCAGACCGTGGGCCACACGAGCCTGCTTTTGAACGAACCCTGGCCGACCCACGATCCGGCCGCCCTGACTTCCGACACGGTGGAAATCGTGGTGCAGGTCTGCGGCAAGCTGCGCGGCAAGCTCACCGTGCCGGCCGACGCCGACAACACCGCCCTGGAGCAGGCCGCCCTGGCCGAGCCCAACGTGGCCAAGCACATCGAAGGCAAGACCGTGCGCAAGGTCATCGTGGTGCCGGGCAAGCTGGTCAACGTGGTGGCGAACTAG
- a CDS encoding type II toxin-antitoxin system HicB family antitoxin, with amino-acid sequence MDYIAVIHKDADSDWGVSFPDFPGCVTAGETLEEARRMAAEALALHVRGLAEEGLSPPRPMTLDAVARHPDFADGVAVLVSLPEARPKNVRVNVMLPQADLEAIDARAREQGVSRSSFLLRAARAALTGPGAGCGAWSDRA; translated from the coding sequence GTGGACTATATCGCCGTCATCCACAAGGACGCGGATTCGGATTGGGGCGTGTCGTTCCCGGATTTTCCCGGCTGCGTCACGGCCGGCGAGACCCTGGAGGAAGCCCGGCGCATGGCGGCCGAGGCCCTGGCCTTGCATGTGCGCGGCCTGGCCGAGGAGGGCCTTTCGCCGCCGCGTCCCATGACCTTGGACGCCGTGGCGCGCCATCCCGATTTCGCCGACGGCGTGGCCGTGCTCGTGTCCCTGCCGGAAGCCAGGCCGAAAAACGTGCGTGTCAACGTCATGCTGCCCCAAGCGGATTTGGAGGCCATTGACGCCCGAGCCAGGGAGCAAGGCGTCAGCCGTTCCTCGTTTCTGTTGCGGGCGGCCAGGGCGGCCCTGACCGGCCCTGGGGCCGGCTGCGGGGCTTGGAGCGACCGGGCCTAA
- a CDS encoding acyltransferase family protein, whose translation MLLLFSSPAGGFAPCRGPVEAGVSARIDVLRIVLIGLIVLCHGGRYLGVLVPFDGPVVQFAATAFNRGPACLAVPLFFAISGYLLLRKLELTPAGYVQLMGRKLYSIGLPFLLFNAIWIVWFLWVGSIAQFGGRSYILEAGILPKLLGYDTSPVNYPLWFLRELLKIFAITPVFLLFLGRLPRAGLALLFVLWFVERPADEYGFCGFAFWFYCGGLLARSGLDLGDTARLDRWVLPLFVLATAVVGLAPWLTQDVVAYAVGKRFYQILGVVALWCLSRQPWIMGSGLLHRMAAASFFIFLTHEPTVSILQTRLLAVWRPEGAAAQLVAFMLPGLVALILLYWLARGLSRFTPKLYAVLTGAPLRKRRAAPTAA comes from the coding sequence GTGCTTTTGCTTTTTTCTTCTCCTGCGGGCGGTTTCGCCCCTTGTCGCGGACCGGTCGAGGCCGGCGTTTCGGCGCGCATCGACGTGTTGCGCATTGTGCTCATCGGGCTGATCGTCCTGTGCCACGGCGGCCGTTATCTGGGCGTCTTGGTCCCTTTTGACGGCCCGGTAGTCCAGTTTGCGGCCACGGCCTTCAACCGGGGGCCGGCCTGTCTGGCCGTGCCGCTGTTTTTCGCCATCTCCGGCTATCTGCTGCTGCGAAAGCTCGAACTCACCCCGGCCGGCTACGTGCAGCTCATGGGCCGCAAACTCTACTCCATCGGCTTGCCGTTTCTTCTTTTCAACGCCATCTGGATCGTCTGGTTTCTCTGGGTGGGCAGCATTGCCCAGTTTGGCGGCCGTTCCTACATCCTGGAAGCCGGCATCCTGCCCAAGCTTCTGGGCTACGACACTTCGCCGGTCAATTACCCGCTGTGGTTTCTGCGTGAGCTGCTGAAGATCTTTGCCATCACACCGGTGTTTCTGCTGTTTTTGGGGCGGCTGCCGCGCGCCGGACTGGCGCTACTGTTCGTCTTGTGGTTCGTTGAGCGTCCCGCCGACGAATACGGCTTTTGCGGCTTCGCCTTCTGGTTCTATTGCGGCGGCTTGCTGGCCCGGTCCGGGTTGGACCTGGGCGACACGGCCCGGCTGGATCGGTGGGTGCTGCCGCTTTTCGTCCTGGCCACGGCCGTGGTCGGGCTGGCCCCGTGGCTGACCCAGGACGTGGTGGCCTATGCCGTGGGCAAGCGGTTCTATCAGATCCTCGGCGTGGTCGCCTTGTGGTGTCTGTCGCGCCAGCCCTGGATCATGGGCAGCGGGCTGTTGCACCGCATGGCTGCGGCGAGCTTTTTCATTTTCCTGACCCACGAGCCGACCGTATCGATCCTGCAGACGAGGCTTTTGGCCGTATGGCGGCCCGAGGGCGCGGCGGCGCAGCTCGTCGCCTTTATGCTGCCGGGTCTGGTCGCCCTGATCCTGCTCTATTGGCTGGCCCGGGGCCTGTCGCGGTTTACGCCGAAGCTGTACGCCGTGCTGACCGGCGCGCCGCTGCGCAAGCGGCGCGCTGCGCCGACAGCGGCCTGA
- the nusB gene encoding transcription antitermination factor NusB, with translation MTESDDKKPIVSRRKARKQAFEFLYGLSFEPAADERSLLRLFKRCPHDVAEGEDDAGHEFAWELVLGVWRNQRDIDATIVRFSKNWKISRIAKVELTILRLAVHEILSRPDIPLRVSLNEAIELSKRYGDENSRNFINGILDALAKAVDSGEFGIQKDL, from the coding sequence ATGACCGAATCCGACGACAAAAAGCCCATTGTTTCCCGGCGTAAGGCCCGCAAACAGGCCTTCGAATTCCTCTATGGCCTCAGTTTCGAGCCGGCCGCCGACGAGCGTTCGCTGTTGCGACTGTTCAAGCGCTGTCCCCACGACGTGGCCGAGGGCGAGGACGACGCCGGCCACGAATTCGCCTGGGAGCTGGTCCTTGGCGTGTGGCGCAACCAGCGCGACATCGACGCGACCATTGTGCGCTTCTCCAAGAACTGGAAAATCTCGCGCATCGCCAAGGTGGAACTGACCATCCTGCGGCTGGCCGTGCATGAAATTCTAAGCCGCCCGGACATTCCGCTGCGGGTGTCGCTCAACGAAGCCATCGAACTGTCCAAGCGCTACGGCGACGAAAACTCCCGCAACTTCATCAACGGCATCCTCGACGCCCTGGCCAAGGCCGTTGACAGCGGCGAATTCGGGATTCAAAAGGATTTGTAA
- the blaOXA gene encoding class D beta-lactamase, with protein MTPTFPLLLRRFALFLLLLAAPALARAAAPSLIERPQWQKPFNDAGLTGTMVLRQEGSPEILVHNPARAATAFLPASTFKIPNSLIALETGAVSGPSEVFPYDGKPRHLPEWNADLTLARAFAVSCVPVYQEIARRIGPERMAKYLADFHYGNGDIGGGIDRFWLDGALRITALQQLDFLGRLHRRELPLRRQVMDDVLTMMITDKTPNAVLRAKTGLTARVSPNVGWYVGSVTRGPDVWYFALNLEVPENTPAAVAARKKIALDILKMEGLWE; from the coding sequence ATGACACCGACTTTCCCCTTGCTGCTGCGCCGCTTCGCCCTTTTCCTGCTCCTCCTCGCCGCCCCGGCCCTGGCCCGGGCCGCCGCCCCCAGCCTCATCGAACGGCCGCAGTGGCAAAAACCCTTCAACGACGCCGGCCTGACCGGAACCATGGTCCTGCGCCAGGAAGGTTCGCCCGAAATCCTCGTCCACAATCCGGCCCGGGCCGCGACCGCCTTTCTGCCCGCCTCCACCTTCAAAATACCCAACTCGCTCATTGCCCTGGAAACCGGGGCCGTCTCCGGCCCCAGCGAAGTCTTCCCCTACGACGGCAAGCCGCGCCATCTTCCCGAATGGAACGCCGACCTGACCCTGGCCCGGGCCTTTGCCGTGTCCTGCGTGCCGGTTTACCAGGAAATCGCCCGGCGCATCGGCCCCGAACGCATGGCCAAATATCTGGCCGACTTCCACTACGGCAACGGCGACATCGGCGGCGGCATCGACCGGTTCTGGCTCGACGGCGCGCTGCGCATCACCGCTCTCCAGCAACTCGACTTCCTCGGCCGCCTGCACCGCCGCGAACTGCCCCTGCGCCGTCAAGTCATGGACGACGTGCTGACCATGATGATCACCGACAAGACGCCAAACGCCGTGCTGCGGGCCAAGACCGGGCTGACCGCCCGCGTTTCGCCCAACGTCGGCTGGTACGTCGGCTCGGTCACGCGCGGCCCCGACGTCTGGTACTTCGCCCTCAATCTCGAAGTGCCCGAAAACACCCCCGCCGCCGTGGCCGCCCGAAAAAAGATCGCGCTGGATATTTTGAAAATGGAAGGACTTTGGGAATAA
- a CDS encoding riboflavin synthase encodes MFTGLVMGLGRIAAVESRGNETRFRIKALFDLDNIVLGESIAVNGVCLTVETFGDREYTAYASGETLSRSNLGKLKIGGVVNLERALALGDRLGGHMVSGHVDCLAEVATVTPAGQSMQYKIDFPKEFSIFVVPKGSVALDGISLTVNECGEGWLTVNIIPSTQGATTISGWKPGTVINMETDVLGKYVLRMLGPWQDAQGKKESKISEAFLRENGF; translated from the coding sequence ATGTTTACGGGACTGGTGATGGGTTTGGGCCGCATCGCGGCCGTGGAGTCGCGGGGCAATGAGACGCGGTTTCGCATCAAGGCGCTTTTCGATCTGGACAACATCGTTCTCGGCGAATCCATCGCCGTCAACGGCGTGTGTCTGACCGTCGAAACCTTCGGCGACCGGGAGTACACGGCCTATGCCTCGGGCGAGACGCTTTCGCGCTCGAACCTGGGCAAGCTCAAGATCGGCGGTGTGGTGAACCTGGAGCGCGCCCTGGCCCTGGGCGACCGCCTGGGCGGCCATATGGTGTCGGGCCATGTGGATTGTCTGGCCGAGGTGGCGACGGTGACGCCGGCTGGACAGTCCATGCAGTATAAAATAGATTTCCCGAAGGAATTTTCGATTTTCGTCGTACCCAAGGGGTCGGTGGCCCTGGACGGCATCAGCCTGACCGTCAACGAATGCGGCGAGGGGTGGCTCACGGTGAACATCATCCCCTCGACCCAGGGTGCGACCACGATTTCCGGCTGGAAGCCCGGCACGGTCATCAACATGGAGACCGACGTACTGGGGAAATACGTGCTGCGGATGCTTGGGCCGTGGCAGGACGCCCAGGGGAAGAAGGAATCGAAGATTTCCGAGGCGTTTTTGCGGGAGAACGGGTTTTAA
- a CDS encoding type II toxin-antitoxin system HicA family toxin: protein MDSREIIRRLEADGWFRVAQAVSHLQFKHAVKPGRVTAPHPKKDLPAGTLRSIERQAGISLRS from the coding sequence ATGGATAGTCGGGAGATCATACGCCGTCTTGAAGCCGACGGCTGGTTCCGCGTCGCCCAGGCCGTCTCCCATCTCCAGTTTAAGCACGCCGTCAAGCCGGGCCGGGTGACGGCGCCGCATCCGAAAAAAGATCTTCCGGCCGGCACCCTGCGCAGCATCGAGCGCCAAGCCGGCATCTCCCTGCGGTCCTAA
- a CDS encoding VOC family protein has translation MPIEYRSVCIFVADIDRARAFYEELMGQSPLHVLPGYVAYPHFCLWREDTARRIVFDEEAGPPAGPMGRDNLELYFEDAALEDAFERVMTRAEIIHPPKSAPWGQRAFRLRDPDGHIVEVAEPMEAVVERLRDKGLSPAEITAATMMPAEFVASVLGG, from the coding sequence ATGCCCATCGAATACCGCAGCGTCTGCATCTTCGTGGCCGACATCGACCGCGCCCGGGCCTTTTATGAAGAGCTTATGGGCCAGTCGCCCCTGCACGTGCTGCCGGGCTACGTCGCCTACCCGCATTTCTGCCTGTGGCGCGAGGACACCGCCCGCCGCATCGTTTTCGACGAGGAAGCAGGCCCACCGGCCGGTCCCATGGGCCGCGACAATCTGGAACTGTATTTCGAGGACGCGGCCCTGGAAGACGCCTTCGAGCGCGTCATGACCCGGGCCGAGATCATCCATCCGCCCAAGTCCGCGCCCTGGGGCCAGCGCGCCTTTCGCCTGCGCGACCCGGACGGCCACATCGTCGAGGTGGCCGAACCCATGGAGGCGGTCGTCGAGCGCCTGCGCGACAAGGGCCTGTCCCCGGCCGAAATCACCGCCGCCACCATGATGCCGGCCGAATTCGTGGCTTCGGTGCTGGGCGGCTAA